The following are from one region of the Sardina pilchardus chromosome 4, fSarPil1.1, whole genome shotgun sequence genome:
- the pdk1 gene encoding pyruvate dehydrogenase (acetyl-transferring) kinase isozyme 1, mitochondrial: protein MRILRALMKNAATGKQIDYFSRFSPSPLSMKQFLDFGSENACEKTSFVFLRQELPVRLANIMKEINLLPDNLLRTPSVRLVQSWYMQSFQDILEFKDKNGDDEKVTYAFTDAVIKIRNRHNDVVPTMAQGVVEYKEAYGTDPITSQNMQYFLDRFYMSRISIRMLLNQHTLLFGGKVRVNPAHPKQIGSIDPHCPVTDVVRDAYENARNLCDRYYMNSPELILEEFNVKGSGDPVTMVYVPSHLYHMLFELFKNAMRATMELYGDALEYPPVQAQVALGHEDLTIKVSDRGGGVPLRKIDRLFTYTYSTAPVPPMDSARATPLAGFGYGLPISRLYARYFQGDLKLYSLEGFGTDAVIYIRALSTESIERLPVYNKSAWKHYKTMHEADDWCVPSKEPKDMTTFRSF from the exons ATGAGGATTTTAAGAGCTTTGATGAAAAATGCCGCAACCGGGAAACAAATCGATTATTTCTCCAGGTTTTCTCCATCGCCACTGTCAATGAAACAATTTCTGGATTTTG GGTCGGAAAATGCATGCGAGAAAACATCATTCGTCTTCCTAAGACAAGAGCTGCCAGTGAGACTGGCAAACATAATGAAAGAAATCAATCTGTTACCAGATAATCTTCTTAGGACCCCCTCTGTACGTTTGGTACAAAGCTG GTACATGCAAAGTTTCCAAGACATTCTGGAGTTCAAGGACAAAAATGGAGATGATGAAAAAGTCACATATGC GTTCACAGATGCTGTTATAAAGATTCGAAACAGGCACAATGATGTCGTGCCTACCATGGCCCAGGGTGTTGTGGAGTACAAAGAGGCCTATGGCACAGACCCCATCACCAGCCAGAACATGCAGTACTTTCTGGACCGCTTCTATATGAGCCGCATATCCATTAGGATGCTTCTTAACCAGCATA CTTTGCTGTTTGGTGGTAAAGTGAGAGTAAACCCAGCTCATCCCAAACAGATTGGCAGCATTGATCCTCACTGTCCGGTCACTGATGTTGTCAGAG ATGCATATGAAAATGCGAGAAACCTTTGTGATCGGTATTACATGAACTCTCCTGAGTTGATTTTAGAAGAATTTAATG ttaaAGGAAGTGGAGATCCTGTAACAATGGTATATGTACCATCACATCTCTATCATATGCTGTTTGAGCTATTTAAG AATGCCATGCGTGCAACCATGGAACTGTATGGAGATGCGCTCGAGTATCCCCCTGTCCAGGCCCAGGTGGCCTTGGGCCATGAGGATCTCACTATAAAG GTCAGTGATCGCGGAGGAGGAGTTCCGTTAAGGAAGATTGACAGGTTGTTCACCTACACGTACTCTACGGCCCCTGTGCCGCCTATGGACTCGGCACGAGCAACGCCTCTG GCTGGCTTTGGATATGGGTTGCCCATTTCACGATTATATGCAAGATACTTCCAAGGCGATTTGAAGTTGTACTCGCTGGAGGGTTTCGGTACAGATGCCGTTATATACATCAGG GCCTTGTCCACGGAGTCCATAGAGAGGCTTCCTGTTTACAACAAGTCAGCCTGGAAGCACTACAAAACCATGCACGAGGCAGACGACTGGTGCGTCCCTAGCAAGGAGCCCAAGGACATGACTACCTTCCGCAGTTTCTAG